A window from Bufo bufo chromosome 1, aBufBuf1.1, whole genome shotgun sequence encodes these proteins:
- the LYSMD4 gene encoding lysM and putative peptidoglycan-binding domain-containing protein 4, translated as MRLKKGPSHSFHPPATVHSSRGSHVYTFTNGSSDLDSSSEEELNILELRARGGKLHRQSASREKVGDIVLLEHAITENDNLNKLALQYGCKVADIKRINNFLKEQDMYALKTIKIPVKVHGILTEGHRSADSIDVVIESGDEASVTPTENQDITQYFREIDQNIEAAAQNQELFSDSLDLGKGNHHLSTIMKHKEPNLGADWGIRWWNAVCIMLLIGIVLPVFYIIYYETWKEKSHSANVTINVMSNMSRLLADQMPNPVQYTKRPVDTGG; from the exons ATGCGTCTGAAAAAGGGACCTTCTCATTCCTTCCATCCACCAGCTACCGTCCATTCATCTCGAGGAAGCCATGTTTACACATTTACTAATGGGTCATCAGACCTCGACAGCTCCTCAGAAGAAGAACTTAACATCTTGGAGCTGCGAGCGAGAGGAGGAAAGCTTCATAGACAGAGTGCATCGAGGGAAAAAGTTGGCGATATCGTTCTGCTGGAGCATGCCATTACAGAGAATGACAACCTTAACAAACTGGCACTGCAGTATGGCTGCAAG GTTGCTGATATTAAGAGGATCAACAACTTTCTGAAAGAGCAGGACATGTACGCCTTAAAGACCATCAAGATTCCAGTCAAAGTTCATGGCATTTTAACAGAGGGACACCGATCAGCAGATTCTATCGACGTTGTCATTGAGTCTGGTGATGAGGCATCGGTCACGCCAACGGAAAACCAAGATATAACCCAGTACTTCCGGGAGATCGACCAGAACATTGAGGCTGCAGCGCAGAACCAGGAGCTATTCAGTGACTCACTGGACCTTGGGAAAGGCAACCATCACCTCTCCACCATCATGAAGCATAAAGAACCCAATCTAGGAGCAGACTGGGGCATACGATGGTGGAATGCTGTTTGTATTATGCTTTTAATTGGGATTGTGCTGCCAGTATTTTATATCATATACTATGAAACATGGAAAGAAAAATCACACTCTGCCAATGTCACAATTAATGTTATGTCAAACATGAGCAGATTGCTGGCAGATCAAATGCCCAACCCTGTGCAGTATACAAAGAGACCTGTTGATACAGGAGGCTGA